A segment of the Mercurialis annua linkage group LG4, ddMerAnnu1.2, whole genome shotgun sequence genome:
TTTATATTGTTACGGTAGAGGACTAAGGaactatataaaatattttgatatactaCAAATAAGTTGTATAATGATTAAAACAGTTCATTAACCACGTGCAGGCTTTTCAAGTGTTGCATTCGCTAAATAAACTGGTTGTAGTGAAGAATGTGTTTAGATTACACAATATATTTAGTGTACAGCTTTGCATTTACATTGGACATATGTTTATACTTTAGGCTATTCTTCTTACTCAATATATGCGAAAATACATTACACTTAAACTTGTTAGCATTACTTGGGTTATTGCATTTTGCTTGAACTTTTATATCAGAATAATGTATGTGGTGTGTTCTTTCATTATACATGCCTTAAGGTACATCTATTCTCATGAGCTTTTAATCCCTTGATGAAAATCTAGTGTTGCGAAAATTTGATGATGGAAGAAAATGGAGACCCCGAGTCTCAAATGGTGTTTGCAGAAGATCTTCATGATAGCATGCAGATCGATCCTAAAAGAGCTCGATTCCCCTGCTGCATCGTTTGGACACCCCTACCTGTGATATCATGGTTAATTCCATTCATTGGTCATGTTGGAATATGCAGAGAGGATGGCGTAATTCTGGACTTTGCAGGGCCTAATTTCGTATGTGTTGACAATTTTGCATTTGGAGCTGCGAGTCGCTACTTCCAGATAAAGAAAGAAAAggtaaattttgattttcataTTGAAGTCTGAACACAGCATACTTAGACATTGACTTGTATGTTGATTCACTGAGACCCTTTGTGCTATAACTTTTACACGTGATGAGCCTGTGTCTCACACTTTTACTACAAGTTAGCAGTGTGTGCTGTTTACAATTTCGAATAATAGAAGATGCCTcaaatatagattttttttttgagtccTTCACAAATTCACACTCTTTGAGATATTCTCCAGTTCGCTTCAACTGCATTTAGAAGTGGGGATCAGTACAATATGGATGTAACTGGACGAGATACATTTTTATGGGATGAAGCATTACAGAAGGGAACGCAGGAGTATCAACATCATTCATACAGCCTTTTCACTTGCAATTGCCACTCTTTTGTTGCCAACAACTTAAATCGATTGGGTTTTCTTTCTGGCGGATGGAATGTGGTTAATCTTGCTGCTTTTATGTTCCTCAAGAGTCAATGGGTTAGTACAGGAGCCAAGGTGCGAGCTTACTTTCCGTTTTTCGTGGTATGTGGCATCGGAGTGCTTCTTGGTGGCCTGACCTTTGTAACCTTTTTGGCGTTCTTCACGTTCCTTCTGGTTGGTTGGTTTCTTATTGGTAGCTATTGTTTCAAGGATTTGATTCAGTTGTAGTTATTAGATCTTATTTCTGTATATACCCCACTGAAACTATGAAAATGGTCTCTGGTCATGGCAGCAACTTACAATTTAATATCCACTCTGTATCAAGAGAGCTGTATGTAGATAGGAATGTTAGTGCTGGATTTTCTGAATGGCAATTTAATCTTCTGTGTTTACCAAGTTACCAAATTTTCGTATCTTGATAGCTGCTAAACTTCTGTGTGATTTCAAACCACTGAGCTGGTGGCCGAACCGGCTTAGCTATTGGTTCATGGCTTAACTAGTTTAACTGTCAATTTAACCgcttgaattaaaataaaaatgtttacaaatttatatctttttttctttttaaattttgtatattattATCTCTACCTAACTTTTTAAGGAGCATATTTCACTATACATGGAACAATAACTTTGCTCTTCCTTTACGAGTCCTTGCTGATGAAAAGTTCGATTTATATGTTGCACGATCAAATTTCGAATTTAATCGGTTCGTCTCTTCAAAATGTAAACGCTTCCTCTATCGCAAATAGAAACGGCTAGTAGCAAGGAGGAAGAAGAGCGTTGCActggaaaaaatataaatatcaaattgttttTGACTTTAAAAAACTGGAGAAAGTAACTAtagaaatattacaaaaataaaagtaaacaaAACAAGTTTCCAAATTGGaggatattttataaataaaggtaaaaataaattgttttttacatataaattcCTCTAAAAACTTTAACATAAATCTGTTGTATGTTGGTAGCAAATCTAAACAGAGATGGTAATGTaagagaaataagaaaattgAGGGATTGTGAATGGAAATTAACCTAAACGTAAATCATAAGTCAAAAGAAAGCACTAggcattaaaaaaaacataaggcAGTGGCGCAGTACTTATCTTGGTAGCAAATCTGTAATTTGTGGAAACAGCGAGGGCAAATAATAACCCGAATAGTTGCTTACTAAAGGTAGGCATCATATTCAAGGGACAGCACAAACACAAACGCAATTTTAAtcctctaaaaaaaattatcgagACAGTGAGAGAAAAAATGGCAGCTTCAGCAGCAGCAGAGGGACAGGTGATTGGATGCCACACAGTTGCGGAATGGGAACATCAGCTGCAGAAGGGGAATGAATCCCATCAACTcgtaatttctttttatttcagtttCTTATGCTTTAATTCAGATTTCTATTGATTTAATTTCTCGATTTTGCTTCAAAGATTGAGTTTTCAGTTATGGGTTTCGTGTTCTGGGTatggttttgattttgattttgccGACATGCTTTAAATTATCAGTCGTCAGATCATACTTGCAATAGTCTGTGTGTTGTGTTtgatgtgtgtgtgtgtaaaaTATTTAGGAATTCAGCAAACTGtgacataaaattttaatagagCCTTGATTTTGCAGTGAAAATGacttattttatttgataatgaTGTTGTATTGGATACTCAGGGAGGGGGAGGGTTTTTTTTTATGCACAAAGATCTAAAATAATGGACTTGGGCCTTTTTAGGTTTTAAATTTCTGATTTCTGTTTCATGTTAAGCCATGCTAATGCTGATTATGTCAATGGAACTCTACATTTTATTGgcaataacaatttaaaacagATTCCTCTGTCTTTTAGTGCTCAGGTTTGTGATGGTTGATTAAAACTGTCTACTTATTCTATTTGTGTTGAATGGTTGCTGATAAGAATGTTTATTGACTTATGTTGTTTAGCTTCTTTGTTatcaatttttatgatttagcTGCAAAATAATAGAATTTCAGTTCAGAGTAATTTGTTTTACTGTTATCTGCTTCAGTTTTATGTTTACTGGCTTGCAAATATTTCTGGCAAGATGGATCATGATTAGGATACTATCTTAGATTTTGAGGGTAACATAGTCTTCTATATGAAAAGAAAGTGGCATCActtcattttgttttctttaagAAACTAATTTGTGCTTCAAATCAAGAATGGAGGTTGATCTGTTGGTTGCGAATGGGTTATAATTAATATCAATAGCTAATCAAATTTATGTGAGACACTGGATCGGTCAGCTGCTTTCTTGTTGTAGCATTTATTTCAACAAAGCAAGGCAGTTGTATAATTCAACAGATTGTAGTAAATATGATAAAGGTGTTGTAATAATGGTCCAAGCAAATGCGACGAATTTAGTTTACAGAGGCTTGCCAAAAATTGTTTGTCTATGATATGACCCTTGGGAATTTGAGTACTTTTTTGGAAACAATGGTGTGTTTATGAAACTTCTAATAGATGGGTTTTGGCGGCATCGTTATCTAATCCATATTCTGCCTGCCTCAAGGCTCAGTCTATGTACCCATGCACGTTCTGAAACCTATTGATACTTGCTTACATGTGACAGTTTCACAAATCATTATTCACGCTAAAATTTGAAGTTATGtttattttaatctatttaGCCTGGATTTGGTGCAGCTGGTTGTTGATTTTACTGCTTCATGGTGTGGACCATGCCGTTTCATTTCCCCTTTCTTGGGAGAGCTGGCCAAGAAACTGCCTCAAGTTACCTTCCTGAAGGTTGATGTGGATGAGTTGAAGGTAATATGAACTTCTTAGGAAATGTTAGAAGTAAAGAAAACAAATAACTGTCTATTTATTAGGGACTTATGGATCATTTTGCCCCCTAAACTTATACGTAATGAgcaattaattcaatttttttgtcaattagtcccttatagttatttttaaaattgaataattttgtttaACTGATACTTAAAGTCGTTGCGTGTTAATTGTTCGTTGCCTGGAAGTTCCTGGAGCAAATTGATTGTTAAAAGTCATTTATTAAGTAATATGAAATTTTGAGAAGTTTAAAAATGTGGGTAAAATAACTTGCAGTCAGTATCTCAAGACTGGGCTGTGGAGGCAATGCCAACATTCATGTTCCTCAAGGATGGGAAGATTGTGGACAAGGTCGTTGGAGCTAAGAAAGACGAACTGCAGCAGACTATACAGAAGCACTTGGCTACTGCTTCAGCATGAAGTGGATATTTCCATTAGCTACTTTTAAATTCTCTTAGACTGCTATTCACTTTATTCCAACTTTAAACTATAATGTCAGTTTGCTGGTAGCCagattggttttatttttcttcttcaaatgAATGAAAATTGATCTGCTCCATGTCAATTTTAGTTTGCTTGACAATTCCATCTTTTTGGTTAATATCTGATTAATTCTGGCATTGATATATAGCAGCATCAAATGTTTACATGTTCATTCAGGGTCGTGTATTCGGCTCGAACTAATTAGAATAGAATTGAACtagatttaaaaagaaatcaagttgaattcaatttataagaatttaatCCTTTTTAATCATTGT
Coding sequences within it:
- the LOC126676475 gene encoding protein RTE1-HOMOLOG; this translates as MMEENGDPESQMVFAEDLHDSMQIDPKRARFPCCIVWTPLPVISWLIPFIGHVGICREDGVILDFAGPNFVCVDNFAFGAASRYFQIKKEKFASTAFRSGDQYNMDVTGRDTFLWDEALQKGTQEYQHHSYSLFTCNCHSFVANNLNRLGFLSGGWNVVNLAAFMFLKSQWVSTGAKVRAYFPFFVVCGIGVLLGGLTFVTFLAFFTFLLVGWFLIGSYCFKDLIQL
- the LOC126676476 gene encoding thioredoxin H-type is translated as MAASAAAEGQVIGCHTVAEWEHQLQKGNESHQLLVVDFTASWCGPCRFISPFLGELAKKLPQVTFLKVDVDELKSVSQDWAVEAMPTFMFLKDGKIVDKVVGAKKDELQQTIQKHLATASA